The following proteins are co-located in the Mycolicibacterium goodii genome:
- a CDS encoding sensor histidine kinase, translating to MSTLGDLLAEHTMLPGSAVDHLHAVVGEWQMLADLSFADYLMWVRRDDGVLVCVAQIRPNTAPTVLLADAVGTLAGPDDLPVVSTAFESGSIGRGGSDEAGQNSHTRPGLDVEAVPVRHRGQVVAVLTHQTALAERRLTSPLEGAYLDCANDLLHMLAEGTFPNIGDIAMSRSSPRVGDGFIRLNEVGDVVFASPNAISAYHRMGLNSELDGHNLVAITRPLISDPFEAQELANHIRDSLTGGSSMRMEVDANGAAILLRTLPLVAGGRSLGAAVLIRDVTEVKRRDRALLSKDATIREIHHRVKNNLQTVAALLRLQARRTGNVEAREALIESVRRVTSIALVHDALSMSVDEEVNLDQVVDRILPIMNDVASVDTPIRINRVGNLGVLDADRATALIMVITELVQNAIEHAFDAKTEQGCVTIKADRSARWLDVVVHDDGRGLPQGFSLEKSDRLGLQIVRTLVTAELDGSLGMHDVPTGGTDVVLRVPIGRRSRGTQ from the coding sequence ATGTCCACCCTCGGTGACCTGCTCGCCGAGCACACCATGCTGCCCGGTTCTGCCGTCGACCACCTGCATGCGGTGGTCGGGGAGTGGCAGATGCTGGCGGACCTGTCGTTCGCCGATTACCTGATGTGGGTGCGCCGCGACGACGGTGTGCTGGTGTGCGTCGCGCAGATCCGTCCCAACACCGCACCGACGGTCCTGCTGGCCGATGCCGTGGGTACGCTCGCCGGTCCCGACGACCTGCCCGTGGTGTCCACCGCGTTCGAGTCCGGCTCGATCGGCCGCGGCGGCAGCGACGAGGCCGGGCAGAACTCGCACACCAGGCCGGGTCTCGATGTCGAGGCGGTGCCGGTGCGCCACCGCGGCCAGGTGGTCGCGGTGCTGACGCACCAGACCGCGCTCGCGGAGCGCAGGCTGACCAGCCCGCTCGAGGGCGCCTATCTCGACTGCGCCAACGATCTGCTGCACATGCTGGCCGAGGGCACCTTCCCGAACATCGGCGATATCGCGATGTCGCGGTCCAGCCCCCGCGTCGGCGACGGGTTCATCCGGCTCAACGAGGTCGGCGACGTCGTGTTCGCGAGCCCCAACGCCATCTCGGCCTACCACCGCATGGGCCTGAACTCCGAGCTGGACGGCCACAACCTGGTGGCGATCACACGTCCGCTGATCTCCGACCCGTTCGAGGCGCAGGAACTGGCCAACCACATCCGTGACTCGTTGACCGGTGGCTCCAGCATGCGCATGGAGGTCGACGCCAACGGCGCGGCGATCCTGCTGCGCACGTTGCCCTTGGTCGCGGGCGGCAGGTCACTCGGCGCCGCGGTGCTGATCCGCGACGTCACCGAGGTCAAGCGCCGCGACCGGGCGTTGTTGAGCAAGGACGCCACGATCCGGGAGATCCACCACCGGGTGAAGAACAACCTGCAGACCGTCGCCGCGCTGCTGCGGCTGCAGGCGCGCCGCACCGGCAATGTGGAGGCCCGCGAGGCGCTGATCGAATCGGTGCGCCGGGTCACCTCGATCGCGCTGGTGCACGACGCGTTGTCGATGTCGGTCGACGAGGAGGTCAACCTCGACCAGGTGGTGGACCGCATCCTGCCGATCATGAACGACGTCGCCTCGGTGGACACCCCGATCCGGATCAACCGTGTCGGCAATCTCGGGGTGCTCGACGCCGACCGCGCCACGGCGCTGATCATGGTCATCACCGAACTCGTGCAGAACGCCATCGAGCATGCCTTCGACGCGAAGACCGAACAGGGCTGCGTGACGATCAAGGCCGACCGCTCGGCGCGCTGGCTCGACGTCGTGGTGCACGACGACGGCCGTGGTCTGCCCCAGGGCTTCAGTTTGGAGAAGTCCGACCGGTTGGGCCTGCAGATCGTCAGAACGCTCGTGACGGCGGAACTGGACGGCTCTCTGGGCATGCACGACGTGCCGACCGGCGGCACCGACGTGGTGTTGCGGGTGCCGATCGGCCGGCGCAGCCGCGGCACCCAGTAG
- a CDS encoding biotin/lipoyl-binding carrier protein, translating to MAEDVRAEIVASVLEVVVHEGDQIGEGDTLVLLESMKMEIPVLAEVAGTVTKVNVSEGDVIQAGDLIAVID from the coding sequence ATGGCCGAAGATGTTCGCGCCGAGATCGTGGCCAGCGTGCTCGAGGTCGTGGTTCATGAGGGCGATCAGATCGGCGAAGGGGACACCCTGGTGCTGCTGGAGTCGATGAAGATGGAGATTCCGGTGCTCGCCGAGGTGGCGGGCACGGTCACCAAGGTCAACGTGTCCGAGGGCGACGTGATCCAGGCCGGCGATCTCATCGCCGTCATCGACTGA
- a CDS encoding 50S ribosomal protein bL37, producing MAKRGRKKRDRKHSKANHGKRPNA from the coding sequence ATGGCCAAGCGTGGTCGCAAGAAGCGGGACCGCAAGCACTCGAAGGCTAACCACGGCAAGCGTCCCAACGCCTGA